A region of Thermobifida halotolerans DNA encodes the following proteins:
- the cysC gene encoding adenylyl-sulfate kinase — MTHPAGGPAAFTPGPQGLAHLELLLAGSCPLPGFMTRAEAARIGRSGPPPAGAPWPVPVELSVPDEFADARALVLTDPEGAPLAELAVTETHRDGTVRLAGEVRPAAPPVYGSLRSLRLTARQVRSSRDERRALLAVVADRPLHHRALARIRAALERLGDADLLVLVDVPLDAEGAAPAVLAAGPLLPEGTRFAAVTLPVAAADGAPEWSAERHGLLAAHVAAAYGATHVLLESARAVEPPSGAPVKVLAAEEWAYDTARQRWRPAEEAAPGHARRELTEADVAEALDHGRPLPEWFTPEPVAAALARMRPSRADRGLTLFFTGLSGSGKSTVARGVAEEIRRAGRTVTLLDGDVVRRMLSSGLTFSRADRDLNIRRIGYVASEIARHGGVAVCAPIAPYAATRAEVRRMAEDTGDFFLVYVATPIEVCEARDRKGLYAKARAGEIPEFTGVSDPYEAPEDADLVIDTSAESEAESVARVVAALRDGGWLPR, encoded by the coding sequence ATGACCCACCCAGCCGGAGGGCCCGCCGCCTTCACTCCGGGGCCCCAGGGGCTGGCCCACCTGGAGTTGCTGCTGGCCGGGAGCTGTCCGCTGCCGGGGTTCATGACGCGGGCCGAGGCCGCCCGGATCGGCCGCTCCGGGCCGCCCCCGGCGGGGGCGCCGTGGCCGGTGCCCGTCGAGCTGTCCGTTCCCGACGAGTTCGCCGACGCCCGCGCGCTGGTGCTGACCGACCCCGAGGGCGCGCCGCTGGCGGAACTGGCGGTCACCGAAACCCACCGGGACGGGACGGTCCGCCTGGCCGGGGAGGTCCGCCCGGCGGCCCCGCCGGTGTACGGTTCGCTGCGTTCCCTGCGGTTGACCGCCCGGCAGGTGCGGTCCTCGCGGGACGAGCGGCGGGCGCTGCTGGCCGTGGTCGCCGACCGGCCGCTGCACCACCGCGCGCTCGCCCGGATCCGCGCCGCCCTGGAGCGCCTCGGTGACGCCGACCTGCTGGTGCTGGTGGACGTCCCGTTGGACGCCGAGGGGGCCGCGCCCGCCGTGCTCGCCGCCGGTCCGCTGCTGCCGGAGGGCACCCGGTTCGCCGCCGTCACCCTGCCCGTCGCGGCGGCCGACGGCGCCCCCGAGTGGTCGGCCGAGCGGCACGGCCTGCTCGCCGCGCACGTCGCCGCCGCCTACGGGGCCACCCACGTCCTCCTGGAGAGCGCCCGCGCGGTCGAGCCGCCGTCGGGTGCCCCGGTGAAGGTGCTGGCCGCCGAGGAGTGGGCCTACGACACCGCGCGGCAGCGGTGGCGGCCCGCCGAGGAGGCCGCGCCCGGGCACGCCCGCCGGGAGCTGACCGAGGCCGACGTGGCGGAGGCACTGGACCACGGCAGGCCGCTGCCCGAGTGGTTCACCCCCGAACCGGTGGCCGCCGCGCTGGCCCGGATGCGCCCCTCCCGCGCCGACCGCGGCCTCACCCTCTTCTTCACCGGGCTGTCGGGGTCGGGCAAGTCCACGGTGGCGCGCGGCGTCGCCGAGGAGATCCGCCGGGCCGGGCGCACGGTGACACTGCTCGACGGGGACGTGGTGCGCCGCATGCTGTCGTCGGGGCTGACGTTCTCGCGGGCCGACCGCGACCTCAACATCCGCCGGATCGGGTACGTGGCCTCCGAGATCGCCCGGCACGGCGGTGTGGCGGTGTGCGCGCCGATCGCGCCGTACGCGGCGACCCGCGCCGAGGTGCGGCGCATGGCCGAGGACACCGGCGACTTCTTCCTGGTGTACGTGGCCACCCCGATCGAGGTGTGCGAGGCACGGGACCGCAAGGGCCTGTACGCCAAGGCGCGCGCCGGGGAGATCCCCGAGTTCACCGGGGTCTCCGACCCGTACGAGGCGCCCGAGGACGCCGATCTTGTCATCGACACGTCCGCGGAGAGCGAGGCGGAGTCGGTGGCGCGGGTCGTGGCGGCGCTGCGCGACGGCGGTTGGCTGCCGCGCTGA